Proteins encoded within one genomic window of Brassica rapa cultivar Chiifu-401-42 chromosome A09, CAAS_Brap_v3.01, whole genome shotgun sequence:
- the LOC103837770 gene encoding sugar transport protein 7, whose product MANERAEQYQGKTTGFVTITCLVAAIGGCMFGYDVGVAGGVTSTDDFLREFFSNVYAKRRNAHENNYCKFNDQGLAAFNSSLYIAGLVATLVAAPITKKYGRRVSIICAGIFFLVGAAVNAGSVNLSMLLLGRIMLGFGVGFESQAVPVYLSEVSPAHIRGALSVLFQLATTLGIFSANMISYVTQKLSPWGWRLALGTAAFPALLMSLGGYFLPETPNSLIQRGLTEKGRHVLEKLRGTSNVDAEFQDLIDASLLANSIKHPFREILEKRHRPQLVMAVLMPMFQILTGVNCILFYAPVMFLTMGFGENSLLYSGVLLGFVLVLSTFVSIGLVDKLGRRPLLLSGGLQMITCQIIVSAILGLKLGDNQELSKGYSIMLVIFFSLFVLGYGWSWGPLGYTVPSEVFPLAIRSAGQSITVAVNLLFTFIVAQAFLYLLCALKFGIFLLFACCVSVMTIFVYFMLPETKGVPIEEMSLIWTEHWFWKKMLPEN is encoded by the exons ATGGCAAATGAGAGAGCAGAGCAATACCAAGGGAAGACCACCGGGTTCGTCACCATAACTTGCCTTGTTGCGGCCATTGGTGGATGCATGTTTGGATATGACGTCGGAGTCGCAG GTGGTGTCACATCGACGGATGACTTCCTCAGAGAGTTTTTCTCCAACGTGTATGCCAAAAGGAGAAACGCTCACGAAAATAACTATTGCAAGTTCAACGATCAAGGACTTGCCGCCTTCAACTCATCACTCTACATTGCTGGTTTGGTTGCCACACTTGTGGCCGCACCAATCACTAAAAAATATGGACGTCGTGTAAGCATCATATGCGCTGGGATCTTCTTCCTAGTTGGAGCTGCTGTGAATGCTGGATCAGTGAACCTCTCCATGCTTCTCCTCGGACGGATTATGCTTGGCTTTGGCGTTGGATTTGAATCCCAG gCAGTTCCTGTATACTTATCAGAGGTGTCACCAGCCCATATAAGAGGTGCTCTCAGCGTTTTGTTTCAGTTGGCAACAACTCTTGGGATCTTTTCAGCCAACATGATCAGTTACGTGACGCAGAAGCTTAGTCCCTGGGGATGGAGGCTGGCTCTTGGTACAGCCGCTTTTCCAGCTCTGCTCATGTCTCTCGGAGGCTACTTCCTTCCCGAGACTCCCAACAGCTTGATCCAAAGAGGGTTGACTGAAAAAGGCCGACATGTCCTCGAGAAGCTAAGGGGAACTAGTAACGTCGACGCCGAGTTTCAAGATCTGATAGACGCCAGCCTCTTGGCAAACTCCATCAAGCATCCTTTCAGAGAGATTCTGGAGAAACGCCACAGGCCTCAGCTTGTCATGGCGGTTCTCATGCCTATGTTTCAGATTCTTACCGGCGTGAACTGCATTCTCTTTTACGCACCTGTTATGTTCCTCACGATGGGATTTGGTGAAAACTCTTTGCTCTACTCGGGAGTTCTATTAGGATTTGTCCTTGTTCTTTCAACTTTTGTTTCTATCGGGTTAGTGGACAAGCTAGGACGACGACCTCTGCTCTTAAGCGGCGGATTACAAATGATCACCTGCCAG ATCATAGTCTCGGCGATCTTGGGATTGAAACTTGGAGACAACCAAGAGCTGTCAAAAGGATACTCCATCATGTTGGTCATCTTCTTTTCACTCTTTGTTCTCGGATACGGATGGTCATGGGGTCCTCTCGGCTACACTGTACCGAGTGAAGTGTTTCCCTTGGCCATCCGTTCCGCAGGGCAGAGTATCACCGTTGCTGTCAATCTCCTCTTCACCTTCATCGTGGCTCAGGCATTTCTTTACCTCCTATGTGCACTCAAGTTTGGTATCTTTCTTTTATTTGCTTGTTGCGTTTCTGTGATGACCATCTTTGTCTACTTCATGTTGCCTGAGACCAAAGGAGTGCCAATTGAAGAAATGTCACTCATTTGGACCGAACATTGGTTCTGGAAGAAAATGTTGCCTGAAAACTAG